One Streptomyces sp. RPA4-2 genomic window carries:
- a CDS encoding TatD family hydrolase, whose translation MPSDKTEAPPLPEPLRVPVADSHTHLDMQSGTVEEGLAKAASVGVSTVVQVGCDLNGSRWAAETAAAYEAVHATVALHPNEAPRIVHGDPDGWSRQGARRPGGEDALDEALAEIDLLAALAQVKGVGETGLDYFRTGPGGEAAQERSFRAHIEIAKRHGKALVIHDRDAHADVLRILKEEGAPERTVFHCYSGDADMAGICARAGYFMSFAGNMTFKNAQPLRDAIAVAPLELLLVETDAPFLTPVPYRGRPNAPYLIPVTVRAMAAVRGIGEDVLATALSANTARAFDY comes from the coding sequence ATGCCCTCCGACAAGACCGAAGCGCCCCCGCTCCCCGAGCCGCTGCGGGTGCCCGTCGCCGACTCGCACACCCACCTCGACATGCAGTCCGGCACGGTCGAGGAAGGCCTCGCCAAGGCCGCGTCGGTCGGCGTGTCGACGGTCGTCCAGGTCGGCTGCGACCTGAACGGCTCGCGCTGGGCGGCCGAGACCGCCGCCGCGTACGAGGCCGTCCACGCGACCGTCGCGCTGCACCCCAACGAAGCGCCCCGTATCGTGCACGGCGATCCCGACGGCTGGTCCCGCCAGGGCGCGCGGCGGCCCGGTGGCGAGGACGCACTCGACGAGGCCCTCGCCGAGATCGACCTCCTCGCCGCTCTCGCGCAGGTCAAGGGCGTCGGTGAGACCGGACTCGACTACTTCCGCACGGGTCCCGGGGGCGAAGCCGCCCAGGAACGGTCCTTCCGCGCCCACATAGAGATCGCCAAGCGGCACGGAAAGGCGCTGGTCATCCACGACCGCGACGCCCACGCCGACGTGCTGCGCATCCTCAAGGAGGAGGGCGCTCCCGAGCGGACCGTCTTCCACTGCTACTCCGGCGACGCCGACATGGCCGGGATCTGCGCCCGCGCGGGCTACTTCATGTCCTTCGCCGGGAACATGACCTTCAAGAACGCCCAGCCGCTGCGCGACGCGATCGCCGTGGCGCCCCTGGAACTGCTCCTCGTCGAGACCGACGCGCCCTTCCTGACACCCGTCCCGTACCGCGGACGGCCCAACGCGCCGTATCTCATTCCGGTCACGGTCCGCGCCATGGCGGCCGTGCGAGGCATCGGGGAGGACGTGCTGGCGACGGCGCTCTCGGCGAACACTGCACGCGCTTTCGATTACTGA
- a CDS encoding RRQRL motif-containing zinc-binding protein, with the protein MSGTLPVFRWRLAPDGYATRRQLRARNMRPGGQDVAAQLERPRGRGRPPLVAYLYRVDLARPVRPMTPGRWRAHAAMMRARRTCPACRRDAGYVIPTSLGTCVPCADPLG; encoded by the coding sequence GTGAGCGGGACGCTGCCGGTGTTCCGGTGGCGCCTCGCCCCGGACGGCTACGCCACCCGCCGCCAACTCCGGGCGCGCAACATGCGCCCCGGCGGTCAGGACGTCGCCGCCCAGCTCGAACGGCCCCGCGGCCGGGGTCGGCCGCCGCTGGTCGCCTACCTCTACCGCGTCGATCTCGCCCGACCGGTCCGACCGATGACGCCGGGCCGGTGGCGGGCTCACGCGGCGATGATGCGCGCCCGCCGCACCTGCCCGGCCTGCCGACGCGACGCCGGATACGTCATCCCCACCTCACTCGGCACCTGCGTACCCTGCGCCGACCCGCTCGGGTGA
- a CDS encoding DUF6284 family protein, whose protein sequence is MNTIVTVQEAVTAFADWNEPTDAELDAIESEMPLILADVDLIDAQIIAMDRTPNEVDTRRVRRALARVLSEYRVLANRTTDAVGGAA, encoded by the coding sequence ATGAACACCATCGTCACTGTTCAGGAAGCTGTTACTGCGTTCGCCGACTGGAACGAGCCGACGGATGCGGAGCTGGACGCGATCGAGTCGGAGATGCCGCTGATCCTGGCGGACGTCGACCTGATCGACGCGCAGATCATCGCCATGGACCGCACCCCGAACGAGGTCGACACCCGCCGCGTGCGGCGTGCCCTCGCTCGGGTCCTCAGCGAGTACCGCGTCCTCGCCAACCGCACCACCGACGCGGTGGGCGGTGCGGCATGA
- a CDS encoding dolichyl-phosphate-mannose--protein mannosyltransferase — MTSTASSTDTRQGQAAEAQQPSWQQRLRRFGYTAPPRTDVRDRLVPPYAEPSPRIWAVFGLRHEVAERLTRWSGWGGPLLVTLLAGLMRFWHLGSPKAVIFDETYYAKDAWALIHRGYEVNWDKNANDLVLQHNGHVSIPADAAYVVHPPVGKYVIGIGEWMFGFNPFGWRFMTAVLGTLSVLLLCRIGRRMFRSTFLGCLAGTLMAVDGLHFVMSRTSLLDGVLMFFVLAAFGCLVVDRDRARARLAAALPADADGVVRPDAHTAETTRLGWRPWRWTAGLMLGLALGTKWSGLYVLAAFCLMSVLWDVGSRRVAGAQHPYAATLKHDTGLAFLATVPVAIVTYLVSWTGWILSPDNGKGGYFRNWAMTDGKGGNWTFLPDWLRSLWHYEHEVYNFHVHLSSPHTYQSNPWSWLVLGRPVSYFYESPLPGKDGCPADAGDKCAREVLALGTPILWWAACFAVVYLLWRWAFRRDWRAGAIACGIAAGYLPWFQYQERTIFFFYAVIFLPFLCLALAMMIGAILGPPGSTERRRVIGATSAGVLVLLIAWNFIYFWPLYTGTSIPIEQWRSRMWLDTWV, encoded by the coding sequence GTGACCAGTACCGCGTCCTCCACGGACACCCGGCAGGGCCAGGCCGCCGAAGCGCAGCAGCCGTCGTGGCAGCAGCGGCTGCGCCGCTTCGGATACACGGCGCCGCCGAGAACCGATGTGCGCGACCGGCTCGTGCCGCCGTACGCCGAACCGAGCCCACGGATCTGGGCCGTGTTCGGCCTGCGCCACGAGGTCGCCGAGCGCCTCACGCGCTGGTCGGGCTGGGGAGGGCCGCTCCTGGTGACGCTGCTCGCCGGGCTGATGCGGTTCTGGCACCTGGGCAGCCCGAAGGCGGTGATATTCGACGAGACGTACTACGCCAAGGACGCGTGGGCGCTGATCCACCGCGGCTACGAGGTCAACTGGGACAAGAACGCCAACGACCTGGTCCTCCAGCACAACGGGCACGTCTCGATCCCCGCCGACGCCGCGTACGTCGTCCATCCCCCGGTCGGCAAGTACGTCATCGGGATCGGCGAATGGATGTTCGGGTTCAACCCGTTCGGCTGGCGCTTCATGACGGCGGTGCTGGGCACGCTGTCGGTGCTGCTGCTGTGCCGGATCGGGCGCCGGATGTTCCGCTCGACCTTCCTTGGCTGTCTCGCGGGCACGCTGATGGCGGTGGACGGGCTGCACTTCGTGATGAGCCGCACCTCGCTCCTCGACGGTGTGCTGATGTTCTTCGTACTAGCGGCCTTCGGCTGTCTGGTCGTGGACCGGGACCGGGCGAGGGCCCGGCTGGCGGCCGCGCTGCCGGCCGACGCGGACGGCGTCGTCCGCCCGGACGCGCACACCGCGGAGACGACCCGCCTCGGCTGGCGGCCCTGGCGCTGGACGGCGGGCCTGATGCTGGGGCTCGCGCTCGGCACCAAGTGGAGCGGTCTCTACGTCCTCGCCGCGTTCTGCCTCATGTCCGTCCTGTGGGACGTCGGCTCACGCCGCGTCGCCGGTGCCCAGCACCCGTACGCCGCCACCCTGAAGCACGACACGGGACTCGCGTTCCTCGCGACGGTCCCGGTGGCGATCGTCACGTACCTCGTCTCCTGGACCGGCTGGATCCTCTCGCCGGACAACGGCAAGGGCGGCTACTTCCGCAACTGGGCCATGACCGACGGCAAGGGCGGCAACTGGACCTTCCTGCCCGACTGGCTGCGCAGCCTGTGGCACTACGAGCACGAGGTGTACAACTTCCACGTCCACCTCTCGTCGCCGCACACCTACCAGTCGAACCCCTGGAGCTGGCTCGTCCTGGGCCGCCCGGTCTCGTACTTCTACGAGTCCCCGCTGCCCGGCAAGGACGGCTGCCCGGCCGACGCGGGCGACAAGTGCGCCCGCGAGGTGCTGGCTCTGGGCACCCCGATCCTGTGGTGGGCCGCCTGCTTCGCGGTCGTGTACCTGCTGTGGCGCTGGGCGTTCCGCCGCGACTGGCGCGCGGGCGCGATCGCCTGCGGCATCGCGGCCGGCTATCTGCCCTGGTTCCAGTACCAGGAGCGCACGATCTTCTTCTTCTACGCGGTGATCTTCCTCCCGTTCCTGTGCCTGGCCCTCGCCATGATGATCGGCGCGATCCTCGGCCCCCCGGGCTCCACGGAACGCCGCCGCGTCATCGGCGCGACGAGCGCGGGCGTCCTGGTCCTGCTGATCGCCTGGAACTTCATCTACTTCTGGCCGCTGTACACGGGCACGTCGATCCCGATAGAGCAGTGGCGGTCGCGGATGTGGCTGGATACGTGGGTCTAG
- a CDS encoding YdcF family protein has protein sequence MISAQTWADARLLWDYHRMHHDPRPCSVAVGLGSHDLGVADMTAELFRQGMAPVIVFTGATSPTTRSRMPRGEAVHYRERALQLGVPDSAVFVEPRATNTGENIEFTKTLLAEAGIAVSAVLLVSKPYEERRSYAMMRKLWADVEVVCASTPMSLEKYADSIGDARMVIDMIVGALQRVLVFPGWGLAVEQDVPDAIVAAYERLCAEGFTGRLLPADVAARPSG, from the coding sequence ATGATCTCGGCGCAGACATGGGCGGATGCCCGGCTCCTGTGGGACTACCACCGCATGCACCACGACCCGCGACCCTGTTCGGTGGCTGTCGGTCTGGGCAGCCACGACCTAGGGGTGGCTGACATGACCGCGGAGCTGTTTCGCCAAGGCATGGCGCCGGTCATCGTGTTCACCGGGGCCACAAGCCCCACGACCCGGTCACGCATGCCGCGTGGAGAGGCAGTCCACTACCGGGAGCGGGCATTGCAGCTCGGGGTCCCCGATTCCGCCGTATTCGTGGAGCCGCGCGCGACGAACACCGGCGAGAACATTGAGTTCACGAAAACACTGCTGGCAGAGGCCGGTATCGCGGTCTCGGCAGTCCTGCTCGTGAGCAAGCCGTATGAAGAGCGGCGCTCGTACGCCATGATGCGGAAGCTCTGGGCCGACGTAGAGGTGGTGTGCGCGTCCACGCCGATGAGTTTGGAGAAGTACGCCGACTCCATCGGGGATGCTCGCATGGTGATCGACATGATCGTGGGCGCCCTGCAACGCGTGCTCGTGTTCCCTGGCTGGGGTCTGGCCGTCGAACAGGATGTCCCAGACGCAATCGTGGCTGCCTACGAGCGGCTGTGTGCCGAAGGGTTCACCGGACGGCTCCTGCCCGCTGACGTTGCCGCTCGTCCTAGCGGGTGA
- a CDS encoding resuscitation-promoting factor, protein MSNSQYETFGLTATPYAPYAPYEPPYGPYESYENPEPYADGSPGSPPDGPVGPPGGSGDTYRPAYEEASADRTTQVSRATLLSQAPTEPQLPRQEYPQGPMVASTDPLDPVGAEAATAELRTGGRAQARRAARRAPRRRGVTERADPLRRLLPQALVVAFLAGGTSAFVASDKAVELTVDGKPRTLHTFADDVSELLRGEGVRVGPHDVVAPAPGTPLTSGDEVAVHYGRPVHLTLDGHRRRVWTTAATVDGALEQLGVRAEGAYLSASRSRPIGREGLALDVRTERTVTIMADGRARTIRTNAATVAEAVEEAGITLRDQDTTSVPSGSFPRDGQTVSVMRITGSREIREEAIPFEVTRTNDPSLFRGTEVVDRAGEPGTRRVLYLLRTVNGVKERPRRMGAEVVREPRTQVVRVGTKPRPDSVKGADHLNWSGLAACESGGRPAAVDASGNYGGLYQFDTHTWRSLGGSGRPQDAPATEQTMRAKKLYVRRGATPWPHCGGRLHG, encoded by the coding sequence GTGAGCAACTCGCAGTACGAGACGTTTGGCCTGACCGCAACGCCGTACGCGCCGTACGCACCGTACGAGCCGCCCTACGGCCCCTACGAGTCGTACGAGAACCCCGAGCCGTACGCCGACGGCAGCCCGGGGAGCCCTCCGGACGGTCCGGTCGGGCCGCCGGGCGGCTCGGGGGACACGTACCGGCCCGCGTACGAGGAGGCCTCGGCCGACCGGACGACCCAGGTGTCCCGGGCCACCCTGCTGTCCCAGGCCCCCACGGAGCCCCAGCTGCCCCGCCAGGAGTACCCGCAAGGGCCGATGGTGGCCTCGACGGACCCGTTGGACCCGGTGGGCGCCGAGGCGGCGACGGCGGAACTCCGGACCGGTGGGCGGGCGCAGGCGCGCCGGGCCGCCCGGCGTGCGCCCCGGCGCCGAGGGGTCACCGAACGCGCCGATCCGCTGCGCCGGCTGCTCCCGCAGGCGCTGGTCGTCGCCTTCCTGGCCGGCGGCACCTCCGCGTTCGTCGCCAGTGACAAGGCCGTCGAGCTGACCGTCGACGGGAAGCCGCGCACGCTGCACACCTTCGCGGACGACGTGAGCGAACTGCTCCGGGGCGAGGGCGTGCGGGTCGGTCCCCACGACGTGGTCGCACCCGCCCCCGGCACCCCGTTGACCAGCGGTGACGAGGTCGCGGTCCACTACGGGCGGCCCGTGCACCTCACGCTCGACGGGCACCGTCGCAGGGTGTGGACGACGGCGGCCACCGTGGACGGGGCGCTGGAACAGCTCGGGGTGCGGGCCGAGGGGGCGTACCTGTCGGCCTCGCGCTCCCGGCCCATCGGCCGGGAGGGCCTCGCGCTCGACGTCCGCACCGAACGCACGGTGACGATCATGGCGGACGGCCGGGCGCGGACGATCCGGACGAACGCGGCGACCGTGGCGGAGGCGGTCGAGGAGGCCGGGATCACGCTGCGCGACCAGGACACGACGTCCGTGCCGTCCGGGAGCTTCCCGCGGGACGGACAGACGGTCAGCGTGATGCGGATCACCGGGTCCAGGGAGATCCGCGAGGAGGCGATCCCCTTCGAGGTGACGCGGACGAACGATCCCTCGCTCTTCCGTGGCACGGAGGTCGTCGACCGGGCCGGTGAGCCGGGGACCCGGCGGGTCCTGTACCTGCTGCGGACCGTCAACGGGGTCAAGGAGCGGCCCCGTCGGATGGGGGCCGAGGTGGTGCGGGAACCGCGGACGCAGGTGGTACGGGTCGGTACCAAGCCGCGGCCGGACTCCGTGAAGGGGGCCGACCATCTGAACTGGTCCGGCCTCGCCGCGTGCGAGTCCGGGGGACGGCCCGCCGCCGTGGACGCCTCCGGGAACTACGGGGGCCTCTACCAGTTCGACACGCACACTTGGCGCAGCCTCGGCGGGTCGGGGCGGCCGCAGGACGCGCCCGCCACGGAGCAGACGATGCGCGCGAAGAAGCTGTACGTGCGGCGGGGCGCGACCCCGTGGCCCCACTGCGGCGGCCGCCTCCACGGCTGA
- a CDS encoding GntR family transcriptional regulator, with translation MAPKWRDLADRLAEQIKNGEYAPGAQLPQIRELVDAGEGSKATVHQAYKALEAEGLVTSTRGHGTVVRPRTPLKRLGIARYDKAKWRDGDEVAFIADRVASGRAYKRDEQTQTVTRVEANSLVAEGLGVSVGSEVYARARLVKEGTQPTHTLTSYYRPEHVEGTRIVDATPGPAGRGGGYRVLYDAGYEIDHMREALFARVPTADEVQLLQLPAGEPVVELHRTTYTADGTAVEFAVGIHSASRFAWEYDFKVPDSAAKDRKGQE, from the coding sequence GTGGCACCGAAGTGGCGCGACCTGGCGGACAGGCTCGCGGAGCAGATCAAGAACGGTGAGTACGCACCGGGCGCCCAGTTGCCCCAGATCAGGGAGTTGGTCGACGCAGGAGAAGGCTCGAAGGCCACCGTTCACCAGGCCTATAAGGCTCTGGAGGCCGAGGGCCTGGTGACGTCTACACGCGGCCACGGCACCGTGGTGCGTCCGCGCACTCCCCTTAAGCGGCTTGGTATCGCCCGCTACGACAAGGCGAAGTGGCGTGACGGGGACGAGGTGGCGTTCATCGCTGACCGAGTTGCTTCGGGACGGGCCTATAAGCGCGACGAGCAAACGCAGACCGTAACCCGTGTAGAGGCGAACAGCCTCGTGGCGGAGGGGCTAGGCGTCTCAGTCGGCTCTGAGGTGTACGCGCGCGCCCGCCTCGTGAAAGAGGGAACGCAGCCGACCCACACCCTGACTAGCTACTACAGACCAGAGCACGTCGAGGGCACACGCATCGTTGACGCCACCCCTGGCCCTGCCGGCCGTGGCGGCGGATACCGGGTTCTCTATGACGCCGGATACGAGATCGACCACATGAGAGAAGCCTTGTTCGCCCGAGTCCCGACCGCGGACGAGGTGCAGCTCCTGCAACTCCCCGCCGGTGAGCCCGTGGTCGAGCTTCACCGGACCACGTACACCGCAGACGGCACGGCGGTCGAGTTCGCAGTGGGTATCCACTCAGCGTCTCGCTTCGCCTGGGAGTACGACTTCAAGGTTCCGGACTCGGCGGCAAAAGACAGGAAGGGCCAGGAATGA
- the rsmI gene encoding 16S rRNA (cytidine(1402)-2'-O)-methyltransferase: MTGTLVLAGTPIGDTADAPPRLAQELESADVVAAEDTRRLRRLTQALGVQPTGRVVSYFEGNEAARTPELVEALAGGARVLLVTDAGMPSVSDPGYRLVAAAVEKDIKVTAVPGPSAVLTALALSGLPVDRFCFEGFLPRKAGERLSRLREVADERRTMVYFEAPHRLDDTLAAMAEVFGDTRRAAVCRELTKTYEEIKRGPLGELAAWAAEGVRGEITVVVEGAPAKGAEELDAGELVRRVRVREEAGERRKEAIAAVAAEAGIPKRDVFDAVVAAKNAAHTAP, encoded by the coding sequence GTGACAGGAACCCTTGTTTTGGCAGGCACCCCGATCGGTGACACGGCCGACGCCCCGCCCCGGCTCGCCCAGGAGCTGGAGAGCGCGGACGTCGTCGCCGCGGAGGACACCCGCAGGCTGCGCCGGCTCACCCAGGCGCTCGGGGTGCAGCCCACCGGGCGGGTCGTGTCGTACTTCGAGGGCAACGAGGCGGCCCGTACCCCGGAACTCGTGGAGGCGCTGGCGGGCGGCGCGCGGGTGCTGCTGGTGACCGACGCGGGCATGCCGTCGGTCTCCGACCCCGGCTACCGGCTGGTCGCGGCGGCCGTCGAGAAGGACATCAAGGTCACGGCCGTACCCGGCCCGTCCGCCGTGCTCACCGCGCTCGCGCTGTCCGGGCTGCCCGTCGACCGCTTCTGCTTCGAGGGGTTCCTGCCGCGCAAGGCGGGGGAGCGGCTGTCGCGGTTGCGGGAGGTCGCCGACGAGCGCCGGACGATGGTCTATTTCGAGGCTCCGCACCGGCTCGACGACACCCTCGCCGCGATGGCCGAGGTCTTCGGGGACACCCGGCGGGCCGCCGTCTGCCGCGAGCTGACCAAGACGTACGAGGAGATCAAGCGCGGGCCGCTGGGCGAGCTGGCCGCCTGGGCCGCCGAGGGCGTGCGCGGGGAGATCACCGTCGTCGTCGAGGGCGCGCCCGCCAAGGGCGCGGAGGAGCTGGACGCCGGAGAGCTCGTGCGCCGGGTGCGGGTGCGGGAGGAGGCGGGCGAGCGCCGCAAGGAGGCCATCGCGGCGGTCGCGGCGGAGGCCGGAATTCCCAAGCGCGATGTCTTCGATGCGGTCGTAGCGGCAAAGAACGCGGCACACACCGCCCCATAG
- a CDS encoding protein spdB has product MARPTALPAVAVTAVSLVLTLAVVVMWLGTAMPWPVALVVGLGIDGGWLATLAYERRLAAQGDHSRAVTAVGWSFGLVATGVLVAHALTVEASTGAWLAVAWLPIAAKALWLVHGMWERTALTPRALDMIRGVQQEARDEAAVARARLRAEAGTEETRLTAVTEAGARVARVQAKTAQTLSRAWSTLETARNGEDTGRALTSVTHRVTPDVTPRWELPVWGPIEPLAPALETAPALSDAALDTLVDEIRHSETPALSYREMALRFRAAGHSASEVRLRAAWKRVA; this is encoded by the coding sequence ATGGCACGCCCGACCGCTCTGCCCGCCGTCGCGGTGACTGCGGTGTCCCTGGTCCTCACCCTCGCCGTGGTGGTGATGTGGCTGGGCACGGCGATGCCGTGGCCCGTCGCCCTGGTCGTCGGTCTGGGCATCGACGGCGGATGGCTCGCCACCCTCGCCTACGAACGCCGCCTCGCCGCCCAAGGCGACCACAGCCGGGCCGTGACCGCGGTCGGCTGGTCGTTCGGCCTGGTCGCCACCGGTGTCCTGGTCGCTCACGCGCTCACCGTGGAAGCGTCCACGGGCGCGTGGCTGGCCGTGGCGTGGCTGCCCATCGCGGCCAAGGCCTTGTGGCTGGTGCACGGCATGTGGGAGCGCACCGCCCTCACCCCACGCGCCCTCGACATGATCCGCGGAGTCCAGCAGGAAGCCCGGGACGAAGCGGCCGTGGCCCGCGCCCGACTGCGGGCCGAAGCCGGCACCGAGGAGACCCGGCTGACGGCCGTGACGGAAGCCGGCGCCCGCGTCGCCCGCGTCCAGGCCAAAACCGCACAGACCCTCTCCCGCGCCTGGTCGACGCTGGAGACCGCGCGCAACGGTGAGGACACCGGAAGGGCGCTCACCAGCGTGACGCACCGCGTCACACCCGACGTCACACCCCGCTGGGAACTGCCCGTCTGGGGTCCCATCGAGCCGTTGGCGCCCGCGCTGGAGACCGCGCCCGCCCTCAGCGACGCGGCCCTCGACACGCTCGTCGACGAGATCCGGCACAGCGAAACGCCCGCCCTCTCCTACCGCGAGATGGCCCTACGGTTCCGCGCGGCCGGCCACTCCGCATCCGAGGTCCGACTCCGGGCCGCGTGGAAGCGCGTCGCGTGA